Proteins encoded in a region of the Cytobacillus pseudoceanisediminis genome:
- the upp gene encoding uracil phosphoribosyltransferase translates to MAKVYVFDHPLIQHKLTYIREKSTGTKEFRELVDEVATLMAFEITRDMPLEEITIETPVSTMKSSVLAGKKIGIIPILRAGIGMVDGILKLIPAAKVGHIGLYRDPETLQPVEYYAKLPSDVEERDFIVVDPMLATGGSAIEAIHSLKKRGGKNIKFMCLIAAPEGVEAVQEAHPDVDIYIAALDEKLNEKGYIVPGLGDAGDRLFGTK, encoded by the coding sequence ATGGCAAAGGTTTACGTTTTTGACCATCCATTAATTCAGCATAAGCTTACATACATTCGTGAAAAAAGTACGGGAACAAAGGAATTTCGTGAGCTTGTCGATGAAGTGGCAACACTTATGGCATTCGAAATCACCCGTGATATGCCTTTAGAAGAAATTACAATAGAAACTCCAGTAAGCACGATGAAGTCCAGCGTACTAGCAGGTAAGAAGATAGGAATTATCCCTATTCTGCGTGCAGGAATTGGAATGGTTGACGGCATCTTGAAGCTAATTCCAGCTGCAAAAGTGGGTCATATCGGTTTATACCGCGACCCGGAAACACTGCAGCCGGTTGAATACTATGCAAAGCTTCCAAGTGATGTGGAAGAAAGAGATTTCATCGTGGTTGACCCAATGCTTGCAACTGGAGGTTCCGCAATTGAAGCCATCCACTCTCTTAAAAAGCGCGGAGGCAAAAACATTAAATTCATGTGCCTGATTGCTGCTCCTGAAGGGGTAGAGGCTGTACAGGAAGCTCACCCTGACGTTGACATCTATATCGCAGCATTAGACGAAAAATTGAACGAAAAAGGCTATATTGTTCCTGGTCTCGGTGATGCAGGCGACCGTTTATTCGGAACGAAATAA